The window GTTCTACCAATTCAATATTGGGGTTGTTTTTAAGCTCTGCATAGGTTTGGTCGGATTCCGACAGGTTTTCACTTTCCAGCACTTCCAGATTCTGGCTGCGCTGAATATAGCCCAGATGTACGGCATTGACTTCATCTCGTATCTCTTCCGCTTCTGCTTCACTGACATCGGCTTTGAATTTCACGATAAAGCGCCCTGGAATTTTAGCCCCAGCTTCAAGGGGAACTTGATCTTTGATGCCAAAATCTGAGGGCATCAGAGATGACATTTGAAGATCTGTTTCTGAGTCTGGATTTACCATCGCCGAACCGACCGTTTTGTTTTGTGGCGTGGCAATTTGACTGGGCGTTTGGGCTGTATGAAAGCCTTGGCAACCTGTCATCAACAGCAAAGTGGCAGCACAGAAAAGATGAACGGCACGAAAAGTTTTAGTCATGAGAGACTCCTTATTATTTTAAAATGGGCAACCCGGCTGACTGCATGAGTTCCGTGGCTTTGCGTCCCCGCCTCGCGACGGGTTTGCCTTTTTCCTTTTTGAACCCGAGGGTTCAATCAAGGAGTTTGCCGAGCGGCAGGATTGTCTCTCAGCATGGTTTATGATAATCAAAGAAATGAAAAGAAAATAGGAGTTTGGATACCCTATTTCTGTGCGGCGGATAACGGTGTTTCTGTCAGTTAGATCACAGCTGAAATCCTTTTAAAATTTAGTTTTATGGGGGTAAAGATTTTTTGAGGCTCTGAATTTTAGATGTGGGTGGGCTGTGGGTGAGTTTTGATTTGTCTTTTTATTTGCCTAAAAATGAATAGATTTAAAATTTTTTATAATTATTTACACGTGAAATATAAGTAAATTTGCATTGGTTTGCGTAAAATAAATAAGTGCAAGCTGTTGATGTACAAGAATATTTTTGTGAGGAAAAAAAATACGCTAAACTTATAAGGCTTTCTTTCGCAAAGCGAATAGCACAGAAGGTAGAGGGGCAGGGGTATGTCGCAAAAAAAGCAATTTTCCTTAAGGGTGGGTCTGGGAGCTTTACTCAGTTTGAGTCTACTTGCCTGTCAAACGGCGGCCAACCCATCTTCATCTGTGCCCGTAAACGCTTCGGCTTCTCCCGCTGTGAGGGCCTCTCAAGAACCCGTATCTAGGCCCTCTTCGCTTCCTTCTGCTTCTCCTTCCGCAGCAGAGCCAGTTGAATCCAGCGAAAAACTTGAAGCGCAATTGGGCTTTAAATTTGTCTCGGTGCCTGCGGGGAGTTTTGCCATGGGGGACAGCAAAGACGGCCCCGTTCATCAGGTGACTTTATCGCAGGGGTTTCAGCTGCAAAATACAGAACTCACCCAGGCCCAATGGCAGGCCGTGATGGGAACGAACCCCTCCTTTTCAAAAGGGGATAACCTGCCTGTAGAGAGTGTCAGTTGGAATGATATTCAAAGCTTTTTGACTCAGTTGAATGCCAAAACCCAAGGCGGATACCGCTTGCCTACGGAAGCCGAATGGGAATACGCGTCCCGTGCAGGCAGCACGACGGCCTATGCCTGTGGAGAGGATGAAAGCTGTTTGGCCGAAATGGCGTGGTATATTCCCAATGCCAAAGAGATGTCGCACCCAGTGGGGCAACTCAAACCCAATGCCTGGGGCTTGTATGATATGCACGGCAATATCAGCGAATGGGTTCAGGATCGTTACGCGCCCTATACTGAAGGTGCTCAAACCCAACCGATGGGCCCAGAAAAAGGAGATTATCGCATCCAACGCGGAGGACATTGGGGGACCTATGCTGATCGCTGCCGTTCTGCCAGCCGCCAATATGGCGATCCCGGAGGAAGCGATCGCAATTTGGGTTTCCGTTTGGCCCGGTCTTTACCCTAAATCTTAACCTGGCCTTCGTAAAATTAAGATCTGGGTTTTATCTGTAAAGTGCAGAACGTTCTGCTTCGAGCAAAGCAAGGGCTTGTTGCGCGAGATGAGGTTCCAATTCATTTTCAATCGCCTTCCAGTTGATCTCAGGTAAGTCATGGCGCTGAATATATTCTGCCTGAAATTTAAGCATTTCCATTCTGAGTGCTGTGGTTGGATGCGTTGAATCTACTCGGTGTTTTTCTTTTTCAAGAATACGTCTTCTTCGTTCATGTTCAGAAAAGGGCATTTTTTGCCAATGGGTCAGGGTTTCTTCAAAGAGTGAACCAGGATTTTCAGTTTGTTTTTTGCGGATTCGCTGTCTGGCTACCGCATAGATTTCTGGCTCCAGTGAGAATTTTTCAAACCCAGTCAGACAAGCTCTTAGGGAAGCCAAGCGCAGACTGTTCAGATCGGTTCTGTATTCCGCACGCTGACTGTCTGCCCAGAGCCAGCGTAAAAGCAGGTGTCCCAGTCCCCAAAAACCGTGGGCAATCAAGGCGAGTAACCAATTGAAGGGAATGAGCAAAATTTCAGTAAAGTTGAGCGCTATTCTGTCCTCGTAGAAAAGCTTGCCTTCGTAATGGGGAGCTAGGCTATGTGGGCAAAGGGCATCACCGGTTTGAAAGAGGACGTTCATGGCAAACTCTGGCAAGCGCTGTTGCATGGGGTCATTGTGCGCCAAATGCCCAATTTCATGTCCCAAAAGAGCGAGTTTTTCCTCTGAATTTAAAACGTTCCACAGCGGCAAACCGATCGAGAGATAGCGTTTTTTTTGATAGACAGTGACACTTGCATTGAATTCAGGTGTAAATATTACCCCGTCCGGTTGGGGGGTATTTAAAACATTTGCGCAGAGCTTGAGCAGTGAAAAAAATGCAGGCAGGGTGTTTGCGTCCAATACTGTTTGGCCTGCATAAGGGGGGGCTTGGCGCTTTGGGGTGGCTAAAAAAGCAAAACCCAGAAACATCAGTCCAAACAGGCTGCCCACAACCTGTCCCCTGAAATGCCACAACAAGTAAATTCCTGTAAAAATTAGGCTGAGATAGGCAATTATTACCCCGATTGAAAACAATTTGACACCTGTGGAGAGTTTTTTCAAATGCATTGTATTTGCCAGATTTT is drawn from bacterium (Candidatus Blackallbacteria) CG13_big_fil_rev_8_21_14_2_50_49_14 and contains these coding sequences:
- a CDS encoding formylglycine-generating enzyme family protein, with translation MSQKKQFSLRVGLGALLSLSLLACQTAANPSSSVPVNASASPAVRASQEPVSRPSSLPSASPSAAEPVESSEKLEAQLGFKFVSVPAGSFAMGDSKDGPVHQVTLSQGFQLQNTELTQAQWQAVMGTNPSFSKGDNLPVESVSWNDIQSFLTQLNAKTQGGYRLPTEAEWEYASRAGSTTAYACGEDESCLAEMAWYIPNAKEMSHPVGQLKPNAWGLYDMHGNISEWVQDRYAPYTEGAQTQPMGPEKGDYRIQRGGHWGTYADRCRSASRQYGDPGGSDRNLGFRLARSLP